One part of the Glycine soja cultivar W05 chromosome 11, ASM419377v2, whole genome shotgun sequence genome encodes these proteins:
- the LOC114373073 gene encoding mitochondrial import receptor subunit TOM9-2-like: FIPMASRRGGVSLPDRPSNNSSSVLTNISCSSIVTRGKEAAGDATFVTKKLLRNTGKVTWITDTTFLFLVVPLIVKMDREQQLNDLELQQASFLGTPTPK; the protein is encoded by the coding sequence TTCATTCCAATGGCGTCCCGAAGAGGTGGAGTCTCACTCCCAGACAGACCTAGCAACAACTCAAGCTCCGTCCTCACGAATATCTCATGCTCCTCCATCGTCACCCGCGGCAAGGAAGCCGCCGGCGACGCTACATTTGTCACCAAGAAGCTCCTCCGCAACACCGGAAAGGTCACGTGGATCACCGACACcaccttcctcttcctcgttgtTCCTCTCATTGTCAAGATGGACCGCGAGCAGCAACTCAACGACCTCGAGCTCCAGCAAGCCAGCTTCCTCGGCACCCCTACCCCCAAATAA